The sequence GGCGGTCGGCACAGGCGCATCTTCCGCCGTTGCGGCGCCCGGCGCGAGCGTCAGATACTGCGTGCGGCCGGTCGTGACGGGCGTCATCTTGAGGGAATCGGTGGCGATCTGCTCGATGCGCGACGTCTTCGACATCGCGCTCTGCTGATATTGAAGCTGCGCGTAGTCCTGCTGGAGCTGCCGCTCCTGGGCTTGCGCGCGCTGCAATTCAATGAAGATCTGGCGCTGCTGGTTCGTCGCATTGACGACCGACAATGCACAGCCAAGCACGACGATCAAAAGGAAGATATTGAAGCGGCTCATGGCGCGAGGCGCTCCGCGACGCGCATCACCGCCGAGCGGGCACGCGGATTGGCCTCGACTTCGGCGTCGCTGGCAAACACGCGGCCGAGCAGCTTGAGCGGCGGGCTGGGCAGATCGACGGCACGAATCGGCAGGCGGCGGTCGACCGCAGGCGCACTCGCGTGCGCCTGCATGAATCGCTTGACGATCCGGTCCTCGAGCGAATGAAAGCTGATGACCACCAGCCGCCCCCCTTGCTCCAACAACGACAATGCAGCCTCTAGTACGACTTGCAGCTCCGCAAGCTCTTGATTGACGTGAATCCGTATAGCCTGAAAGGTGCGGGTTGCCGGGTCCTTACCCTTCTCACGTGTCTTGACGGCGTGAGCCACGATTTGGGCAAGCTCCCCCGTGGTGACGAGAGGCCCAAGACGGTCGGACTCTGCCCGGCGAGCAACAAGCGCCTTTGCAATCTGAACAGCAAACCGTTCTTCCCCATAATCTCGTATCACCTCCGTCAGTTCCTGCTGCGTTGCCCGCGCGAGCCAGTCGGCTGCGGACTCGCCGCGCGTCGGGTCCATCCGCATGTCGAGGGGGCCGTCGGCGCGAAAACTGAAGCCTCGTTCCGGATCGTCAAGTTGCGGCGACGACACGCCCAGATCCAGCAACACCCCCGACAACCGCCCTACCCCGCGCGCCGCGACCTCGCGGCCAAGCGCGGCAAAACTCTCGTGCACAATCTCGAAACGCTTGTCTGCGATCGTCTGCGCCGTGGCGATCGCCAACGGGTCCTTGTCGAACGCAATCAACCGGCCCACTTCGCTCAACCGGCCCAACACCGCACGGCTGTGCCCGCCACGCCCGAAGGTCCCGTCTACATAGACACCGTCCGGCCGCGTGATGAGCGCGTTGACCGCTTCTTCCAGCAGCACCGTGCGATGCTGCAATTCGTTTCCCATCGCAGGTGTCCTATATCTAAACCGCGATCAGAACGTGAAATTCTTCAACGCATCCGGCATGCCCTGCGCCATCGCCGCCTGCTCCTTGGCGGCGTAAGTCTGCGCATCCCACAACTCGAAGTGGCTGCCCATGCCCAACAACATGACTTCTTTCTCCAGCCCGGCGGCCAAGCGCAATTCGGGCGACACGAGGATCCGGCCAGCGCTGTCGAGATCGATATCCGACGCGTTACCGAGAAAAATCCGGCGCCACCAGTGCGCATCCATCGGCAGCGCGGCGATCTTTTGACGGAAGAGTTCCCACTCCGGGCGCGGAAACAGCAACAGGCAGCCGTCCGGGTGCTTGGTCAGCGTCACCCGTCCTTCTGCCTGTCCTTGCAGCGCTTCCCGATAGCGAGACGGAACCGACATCCGCCCTTTCGCATCGAGCGTCAGCGCCGACGCCCCTTGGAACACTTTTCCTTCCCCCGTTCAGCGCGCCGTACCGCGCTCGCGCGATCTCGAAAATCTAGCCGAAACGACCCGATAAATCACACAAAAATACACTTTCTCACACTGTCTCCCACTTTAGAGTAACGCCTAAGGCCGGTCAAGGGAGAAACCCGTTTTTTTGACGAATTTTGTTAGTTAGAACAAGGACTTACGCTCGGTCTTTCATGTCACGCGAGAATACCGAAAAACGTTATAAATGAATGAGCTACTGAATGTTGTGAAGGTGATACGTGAAAAGCTCGGGGCAAAGGCGTGGGCGAAAAGCGTTCTGAGGGGTGAAAGAGGCGGAGGCTTGGCGAATTTCGAAGGCGGGGGCGGACGATGCCGTGAGCATCGTCCAGTGCTTATTTTTTCAAACGTAGTAGGCGGTGCGCGTCATGACTTTCGACGCGGCTTTCATCAGCGCTCGAACCGGAAAAGGCAGCTCGACGCCGCCCGATTCCGCTGCAGTCTTGCCGTGCGAAACCTCGTCGATCCGCATTTGATCGACGATCGCGCGCGACTCGCGGTCAGCCTCCGGCAGCTTCTTCAGATGGCTCTCCAGATGCTTCTCGACCTGGCGCTCCGTCTCGGCCATGAAGCCGAGGCTCACCTTGTCGCCGAAGCTGCCGGCCGCGAATCCGATGGCGAGTGCACCCGTGTACCAGAACGGATTGAGCAGGCTCGGACGCGAGTCGAGCTCGGCAAGCCGCTTTGCAGTCCACGCGAGATGGTCTTCCTCTTCGCTGGCCGCATGCTCGAAGGCCGCCTTGAGCGTCGGCGAGCTGGTCGCCAGCTTTTGCGCCTGATAAAGCGCCTGCGCGCAAACCTCGCCGACATGATTGACGCGCATCAGCCCGGCCGAATGCGCGCGCTCTGCCGGTGTCAACTGAACCGGTTCGGCGGGTTCGGCTTCCGCAGCGGGGGGCGTCGGAACGGGACGGCTCATGCGACTAACGCCTGCCATCGACCGCAAACCCCGGTCAAATTCGGTGATCAACTCGTCTAGCGTCATCCATTTCTCCCTGACTCGCCTGGCCCAAACGGCGCATACATCCCATTCGCATCGGAAACGTTCACGGCTGCGATGCTTCTCGCGCACTTTCGCTCGATCGTGAAAGAGCGGTAAACCCTAAAGTTTAGACGATGTCGTATAAATGAAACAGAAAGCTTCCGAATGGCTTTCCTTTGTTTTTCATCACTATGCGCTTTGCGCGCATTACGTCCGGCCTCTCGTGAAGCTCGAGGCAATTTGCTATTTAGCATTCCAAAATAGCGAGGTTGTCTTTTGCGCCATGCCGCGTCGCGCGAAAGTGTTCGGCCCGGAAAACAAAAAAGCCCTCAGTCGAGGGCTTTTGCAAGTACGCCGCAGCTCGTTTAGCGCACCGGGCGAATCTGCGCGCCCCGCTAACCTCTCCCGTCGCGCAACGCGCGACGCAAGATCTTGCCGACATTCGTCTTCGGCAGCTCGTTGCGAAATTCGATGAGCTTCGGACGCTTGTATCCGGTCAGCTGCTCCTTGCAGAACGCGAAGACATCGGTATCGGTGAGCGCTGGGTCCTTCTTGACGATGAAAAGCTTCACGGCCTCGCCCGAATGCTGGTCCGGCACGCCAACCGCCGCGACCTCGAAGACCCCCGGATGCTTCGCGACCACATCCTCGATCTCGTTCGGATAGACATTGAAGCCCGACACCAGGATCATGTCCTTCTTTCGATCGACGATCTTCACGAAGCCGCGCTCGTCCATGACGCCGATGTCGCCCGACTTGAAGAAGCCGTCGGCCGTCATCACCTTCGCCGTTTCGTCCGGGCGGTTCCAGTAGCCCGCCATCACCTGCGGTCCGCGAATGCAGATCTCGCCCGCCTGGCCGAGCGGCAACGCGTTTCCGTCGTCATCGCGAATCGAGACCTCCGTCGAAGGCAACGGCACGCCGATCGTGCCGCTATATTCGGTCGCGGTGACCGGATTGCACGTCACGCACGGCGAAGTCTCGGAAAGACCGTAGCCTTCGACGATCGGCGCATGCGTCGCGGCATACCAGCGCTTCGCCACCGCCTCCTGGACCGCCATCCCTCCGCCGTTCGCCACCATGAGCTTCGAGACGTTCAGCTTCGAAAAGTCCGGGTGATTGAGCATCGCGTTATAGAGCGTGTTGACGGCTGGAAACGTGTTGATCGCGTAGCCCTTCAACTGCTTGATCATCCCGGCGATATCACGTGGATTCGGAATCAGGATGCCGAGCCCCCCCGTGCGGAGCGTGAGAAACCCGCAGACCGTCAACGCGAACACGTGATAAAGCGGCAGCGCGATGACGTTGATCACCTGATCGACGTCGGCTCGCAGCGCGTGCGCCGGCTCGTGCCACGCCGCGGACTGCAGCACGTTGGCGACGATGTTGCGGTGGGTGAGCGTCGCCCCCTTGGAGACGCCGGTCGTTCCACCGGTGTACTGCAGGAACGCGATATCGCTCGGTCCCACTTGCGCTGCCTTGAACGCGTGACGCCCGCCCTCCGAGACGGCATCGTTGAATTTGACGTGCCCCGGCAAACTCCACGCAGGCACCATCTTCTTGATACGCCGCACGACGAAATTGACGAGCAACCCCTTCGCGCCCATCAAGTCGCCCATCGACGCCACGATCACATGTTTGACGGCCGTATTGCGCACAACCGCCTGCAACGTCACCGCGAAATTTTCGAGAATGACGATGGCTTCGGCGCCGCTGTCCTTGAGCTGATGCTCGAGTTCGCGGGGCGTATAAAGCGGATTCACGTTCACGACCGTATATCCAGCGCGCAAGATCGCGGCGATCGCCACCGGATACTGCAATACGTTCGGCATCATGATCGCGATACGCGCGCCGCGAGCGAGCCCTTTCGACTGGAACCACGCGCCGAGCTTGCGCGATTGCTCATCGAGCTCGCCGTAGGTCATCGATTTGCCCATGCAGACGAAGGCGGGCCGTGTGCGGTATCGGCCGAAGCTCTCTTCAAGCAAATCGCCGACGGAAGCGTACTGAGCGGGATCGATCTCGGCGGGGACGCCAGGCGGATAGGACTTCAGCCAAATTTTTTCCATCGGGCGTCTCCTCTGATTTTCGAATGGTCGTGCTAAAAAACGAATCCTAGCCGCTCGCCCGAGCGGAAACAACCGGGTTAGACACTGTTCTCGAACAGCTCCTCAAATTTTGACTGGTGTCTCAGGCAACTTGTGCCCGAGTGCTTGCGCGAGGTACTGATGAATTGTCAGGCGCGCGCGACTTCGACAAGACAATCGTAGAAAGTCGCCGAACCGCCTAGATCGGTCAGCGCCTGGCTCGTAACTTGGTTGGCGTTTCGTCCGTCCGGAGCGAGCTTCTTCCACCAGATCGACAAACCGACTACGACGCCTTCCCGCGCCCGCTCAGTCACGCGAGCGCGGACTTGCATCGAACCGCGATCGTTATAGACACGCACGATGTCGCCTTCTCCGATGTTGCGCAAAGCCGCGTCGGCAGGATGGATGTCGAGATGCGGCTCGCCTTCCGTCGAGCGCAGGCTCTCGACGTTGACGAAGCTGCTGTTCAGGAAATTGCGCGCGGGCGGGGAAATCATCGCGAGCGGATAGCGGGCAGCGAGTTCGGGCGCGCCGTCCGCGGATTCGTGTGGCGGCAGATAGTCGGGCACCGGGTCGGCGCCTTCGGCCGCCAGCCTCGGGCTCGAAAATTCGCATTTCCCTGACGGCGTGCGAAAGCCACCGTTGGCGAACGGCGCATCGGGTAGCTTCAGCTTGAGCCAACCCGCCTTCTTCAACGAGTCCCAATTGGTCCCATCGACTGTCGGATCGTTCCAGCGCAACGCAGTACGCGCGACCTCCTCGTCGCTTTCGTAGAGCGCCGGCTCTTGCAAACCCATCGAGCGCGCGATGCCACGGAAGATTTCCGTGTTCGGCAATGCGTCACCAACCGGAGGAATCGCAGGCTCGTTCACCATCACATAGGTATGACCGTAAGACTTGTGGAGATCGAAATGCTCGAGTTGGGTCGTGGCCGGCAGCAAAAGATCGGCGTAATCGGCGGTATCGGTCTGGAAATGCTCGAGGACGATTGTGAACAGATCGTCGCGCGCAAATCCGGCCGCGACACGTTCCGAATCCGGCGCGACCGCGACCGGATTCGAGTTGTAAACGATGATCGCCTCGATCTTGGGCCCGAATTTGGCGTCGCCCGCGTGCAGCAAGGCGTCGCCGATCGCGTTCATGTTGACGACGCGGGGCTGGCTCGCGGGCCAACCCGGGATGAGGTCGGGACGCTGAAGCGCGTGCGTATCGACGGGCGCCCAGCCCGACGATGACAGCAGCAGCCCGCCCGCGCGATCGCGCCACGCGCCGGTCAACGACGGCAGACACGCGATCGCGCGCGTCGCATTGCCACCGCCGCGCACACGCTGCATGCCGTAGTTAAGGCGAACGGCGGACTTGCGTGTCTTGCCGTAGAGCCGCGCCAGTTCGACGATTTCGTGCGCCTCGACGCCGCATATCTGGGCGGCCCGCGACGGCGGATACGCGAGCGCACGCATCTTCAGTTCATCGAATCCCAGCGTGTGCTCGGCTATATAGGCGTGATCGAGCAGATCTTCGACGATCAGCACGTGCATCATCCCCAAAGCGAACGCGGCATCCGTGCCCGGACGCAGTGCAATGTGCTGATGACACTTCTCGGCAGTGAGTGAGCGGTAGGGATCGATGGCGACAAGCCGCGCGCCACGGCGCTTCGCCTCCTGCGCACGCGTCCAAAAATGCAGGTTCGAAGCGATCGGGTTGGCGCCCCAGATCAAAATCAGCTCGCTCTCCTCGAAGAACTCGGTGTGCATGCCGATGCTTGCGCCATACGTATATTTGAGACCAGCCGCTCCGGCCGCCGCGCAGATCGTGCGGTCCAATCGCGACGCACCCAGCTTGTGAAAGAAGCGCTGGGCGATGCTGTCACCTTGGACGAGGCCCATTGTGCCCGCGTAGCTGTACGGCAGTAGCGCTTGCGGCTCGCGCTTCGTAATTTCGGACAGCCGGGGCGCAGCGAGAGCGAATGCCTCTTCCCAACTGATCGGCTCGAACTGGCCCTCACCCTTCCGGCCGACGCGCTTGAGCGGCGTCGTCAAACGCTTCGGATGGTGGACGCGCTCGGGATACCGGCTGACTTTCGTGCACAGCACCCCTTGCGTCGGCGGATGGTCCGGGTCGCCGACCACTTTGATCGCCCGGCCGTTTTCCACCGTGACCCGCATCGCACAAGTATCCGGGCAATCGTGCGGGCAAACGGCGCGAGCGAATTCGGTGGGTGCGTTCATTGTGGGTGTCCGTAATATTCGTAGGGAACGGATTGAGTCGCTGGTTATGTCGCGACGGGGTCCTGAAATTTTATTACGCCAGTATGCGGCATGGTCCCGACCGTTATCGCCGTCGAATCGCCCAAAAAGCACTTCGGCGTAGAATGATTCAACAAGCATCCACTCCGTCTTCAAGACGCAACGCACAACGAAGTCGAACGCATCATGAAACTCATCCCTGAAATTCAAGCCGCGCGAGGCGAAATCCAATCTCTTCGACGAACGATCCACTCGCATCCCGAGTTGCGCTACGAAGAAATCAAGACCGCCGATTTGGTTGCTCAACAACTCACGGAATGGGGCATTGAAGTGCACCGCGGTCTGGGCAAAACAGGCGTTGTCGGTGTGCTGAAGCGTGGTACCGGGTCACGTTCGATCGGCCTTCGCGCCGATATGGATGCCCTGCCGATTCA comes from Trinickia violacea and encodes:
- the ftsL gene encoding cell division protein FtsL; translated protein: MSRFNIFLLIVVLGCALSVVNATNQQRQIFIELQRAQAQERQLQQDYAQLQYQQSAMSKTSRIEQIATDSLKMTPVTTGRTQYLTLAPGAATAEDAPVPTAAPASAPVASRRGSTR
- the rsmH gene encoding 16S rRNA (cytosine(1402)-N(4))-methyltransferase RsmH, which encodes MGNELQHRTVLLEEAVNALITRPDGVYVDGTFGRGGHSRAVLGRLSEVGRLIAFDKDPLAIATAQTIADKRFEIVHESFAALGREVAARGVGRLSGVLLDLGVSSPQLDDPERGFSFRADGPLDMRMDPTRGESAADWLARATQQELTEVIRDYGEERFAVQIAKALVARRAESDRLGPLVTTGELAQIVAHAVKTREKGKDPATRTFQAIRIHVNQELAELQVVLEAALSLLEQGGRLVVISFHSLEDRIVKRFMQAHASAPAVDRRLPIRAVDLPSPPLKLLGRVFASDAEVEANPRARSAVMRVAERLAP
- the mraZ gene encoding division/cell wall cluster transcriptional repressor MraZ; amino-acid sequence: MFQGASALTLDAKGRMSVPSRYREALQGQAEGRVTLTKHPDGCLLLFPRPEWELFRQKIAALPMDAHWWRRIFLGNASDIDLDSAGRILVSPELRLAAGLEKEVMLLGMGSHFELWDAQTYAAKEQAAMAQGMPDALKNFTF
- the coq7 gene encoding 2-polyprenyl-3-methyl-6-methoxy-1,4-benzoquinone monooxygenase, with product MTLDELITEFDRGLRSMAGVSRMSRPVPTPPAAEAEPAEPVQLTPAERAHSAGLMRVNHVGEVCAQALYQAQKLATSSPTLKAAFEHAASEEEDHLAWTAKRLAELDSRPSLLNPFWYTGALAIGFAAGSFGDKVSLGFMAETERQVEKHLESHLKKLPEADRESRAIVDQMRIDEVSHGKTAAESGGVELPFPVRALMKAASKVMTRTAYYV
- a CDS encoding long-chain fatty acid--CoA ligase, whose product is MEKIWLKSYPPGVPAEIDPAQYASVGDLLEESFGRYRTRPAFVCMGKSMTYGELDEQSRKLGAWFQSKGLARGARIAIMMPNVLQYPVAIAAILRAGYTVVNVNPLYTPRELEHQLKDSGAEAIVILENFAVTLQAVVRNTAVKHVIVASMGDLMGAKGLLVNFVVRRIKKMVPAWSLPGHVKFNDAVSEGGRHAFKAAQVGPSDIAFLQYTGGTTGVSKGATLTHRNIVANVLQSAAWHEPAHALRADVDQVINVIALPLYHVFALTVCGFLTLRTGGLGILIPNPRDIAGMIKQLKGYAINTFPAVNTLYNAMLNHPDFSKLNVSKLMVANGGGMAVQEAVAKRWYAATHAPIVEGYGLSETSPCVTCNPVTATEYSGTIGVPLPSTEVSIRDDDGNALPLGQAGEICIRGPQVMAGYWNRPDETAKVMTADGFFKSGDIGVMDERGFVKIVDRKKDMILVSGFNVYPNEIEDVVAKHPGVFEVAAVGVPDQHSGEAVKLFIVKKDPALTDTDVFAFCKEQLTGYKRPKLIEFRNELPKTNVGKILRRALRDGRG
- a CDS encoding molybdopterin-containing oxidoreductase family protein — encoded protein: MNAPTEFARAVCPHDCPDTCAMRVTVENGRAIKVVGDPDHPPTQGVLCTKVSRYPERVHHPKRLTTPLKRVGRKGEGQFEPISWEEAFALAAPRLSEITKREPQALLPYSYAGTMGLVQGDSIAQRFFHKLGASRLDRTICAAAGAAGLKYTYGASIGMHTEFFEESELILIWGANPIASNLHFWTRAQEAKRRGARLVAIDPYRSLTAEKCHQHIALRPGTDAAFALGMMHVLIVEDLLDHAYIAEHTLGFDELKMRALAYPPSRAAQICGVEAHEIVELARLYGKTRKSAVRLNYGMQRVRGGGNATRAIACLPSLTGAWRDRAGGLLLSSSGWAPVDTHALQRPDLIPGWPASQPRVVNMNAIGDALLHAGDAKFGPKIEAIIVYNSNPVAVAPDSERVAAGFARDDLFTIVLEHFQTDTADYADLLLPATTQLEHFDLHKSYGHTYVMVNEPAIPPVGDALPNTEIFRGIARSMGLQEPALYESDEEVARTALRWNDPTVDGTNWDSLKKAGWLKLKLPDAPFANGGFRTPSGKCEFSSPRLAAEGADPVPDYLPPHESADGAPELAARYPLAMISPPARNFLNSSFVNVESLRSTEGEPHLDIHPADAALRNIGEGDIVRVYNDRGSMQVRARVTERAREGVVVGLSIWWKKLAPDGRNANQVTSQALTDLGGSATFYDCLVEVARA